A region of Aneurinibacillus sp. REN35 DNA encodes the following proteins:
- the xseA gene encoding exodeoxyribonuclease VII large subunit, with translation MQDTRQVFSVKHLTRYIKDAFDFDEVLQDVWVRGELSNFVHHSRGHMYFTVKDEESKIKGVMFAGYNRYLKFIPKNGTRVLIRGSVSVYERDGQYQLYAKEMQPDGIGSLYMAFEQLKAKLEEEGLFAEQWKKPIPSYPSRIGVITSPTGAAVRDIITTIRRRYPAADILLHPVSVQGEHAAPSICDAIKRMNELSDIDVLIVGRGGGSIEELWAFNEETVARSMYHSRIPIISAVGHETDFTIADFVADVRAATPTAAAEIAVPHMLEIGRHIDALNGRLSTSLRHQVRRLRERLERMQRSYVLRQPERHIMQYEQELDRLTQRLMRAGEHYHIQKQAQWREMHRHLLQHNPSIAVQRANDRVDDRKQRLQRSMGALLREKSGRLDRYIDKLDALSPLKVMRRGYSLVFKETSEGEKLVTTVEQAAEGEQVSVRLADGTLVCRIEETQKGETNE, from the coding sequence GTGCAGGATACCCGGCAAGTTTTTTCAGTAAAACACCTTACGCGCTACATTAAGGATGCGTTCGATTTTGACGAAGTACTGCAGGATGTGTGGGTACGAGGAGAGTTGTCTAACTTTGTGCACCATTCGCGCGGGCATATGTATTTTACGGTCAAGGATGAAGAATCCAAAATCAAAGGCGTGATGTTTGCCGGGTATAACCGGTACCTCAAATTTATTCCCAAAAACGGAACCCGGGTGCTTATCCGAGGTTCTGTTTCTGTGTATGAGCGGGATGGACAATACCAACTGTATGCCAAAGAGATGCAGCCCGATGGAATCGGCAGTCTGTATATGGCTTTTGAACAATTAAAAGCAAAGCTTGAAGAAGAAGGGTTATTTGCTGAACAGTGGAAAAAGCCTATTCCTTCGTATCCCTCCCGTATTGGTGTGATTACCTCACCGACCGGAGCAGCCGTTCGAGATATTATTACAACCATTCGCCGCAGGTACCCGGCCGCTGATATTCTGCTCCATCCTGTATCGGTTCAGGGAGAGCATGCTGCGCCATCCATTTGTGATGCCATTAAGCGAATGAACGAGCTCTCGGATATAGATGTCTTGATTGTCGGACGGGGTGGTGGCTCCATCGAAGAGCTGTGGGCATTTAACGAAGAGACGGTTGCGCGGAGCATGTATCATTCACGCATCCCGATAATTTCGGCTGTGGGACATGAGACAGACTTTACAATTGCTGACTTTGTCGCCGATGTTCGTGCTGCTACTCCTACAGCGGCGGCAGAGATCGCGGTTCCGCATATGCTAGAGATCGGACGGCATATTGATGCGCTGAATGGCCGCTTGTCTACTTCGCTTCGCCATCAAGTGCGCAGGCTGCGCGAGAGATTGGAGAGGATGCAGCGTTCTTATGTGCTGCGTCAGCCGGAACGCCATATTATGCAGTACGAGCAAGAACTTGATCGGCTTACACAGCGTCTTATGCGGGCAGGAGAACACTATCATATACAGAAACAGGCTCAATGGAGAGAGATGCACCGACATTTACTACAGCACAACCCGTCCATCGCCGTACAACGTGCCAATGATCGCGTAGATGATCGTAAACAGCGTCTTCAGCGCTCAATGGGGGCTCTTCTTCGAGAGAAGAGCGGTCGCCTTGATCGTTATATAGACAAGTTGGATGCGCTTAGTCCGCTAAAAGTCATGCGGCGCGGCTATTCTCTCGTTTTCAAGGAAACGTCAGAAGGCGAAAAGTTGGTGACAACAGTAGAGCAGGCCGCAGAAGGCGAGCAAGTGTCTGTTCGGTTGGCGGATGGTACGTTGGTATGCCGGATAGAGGAGACGCAAAAGGGGGAGACTAATGAGTAA
- the amaP gene encoding alkaline shock response membrane anchor protein AmaP: MNLFDRFILTLYSLALVVISLFVMATSLNLISSTYITNAIEEIYTSSQVGLMYFACAAIFFLISLKFLFTGMRVRAEKGRAGVSVHSQTEYGDVRITLDTIESIACTAARRIRGIRDLKARVRAEENKTSIHVKVTVDGETPIPGLVEQVQQVIKERVETIAGLSIAEVTVLVSEVAQPGGGARVRRVE; the protein is encoded by the coding sequence GTGAATTTATTTGATCGTTTTATTCTTACGTTATACAGTCTAGCATTGGTAGTCATCTCGTTATTTGTTATGGCAACGAGCCTGAATTTGATCTCGTCGACCTACATCACAAACGCAATCGAAGAGATATACACATCGTCTCAGGTGGGTCTTATGTATTTCGCTTGTGCCGCTATTTTCTTTCTTATCAGTTTGAAGTTTTTGTTTACCGGAATGCGCGTTCGCGCAGAGAAGGGACGTGCAGGAGTTTCTGTACACAGTCAGACCGAATACGGGGATGTACGGATTACGCTTGATACGATCGAGAGTATAGCCTGCACGGCTGCACGTCGTATTCGAGGTATACGGGATCTGAAGGCGCGTGTCCGTGCAGAAGAAAATAAGACATCAATCCATGTGAAAGTTACAGTGGACGGAGAGACGCCGATTCCCGGCCTTGTAGAGCAAGTGCAGCAAGTAATCAAAGAACGCGTCGAGACGATTGCAGGACTTTCGATTGCCGAGGTGACGGTGCTTGTGTCTGAAGTGGCTCAGCCCGGAGGCGGCGCACGTGTCCGGCGGGTAGAATAG
- a CDS encoding Kae1-like domain-containing protein, with amino-acid sequence MNAVLGIDTSNYRTSLCLVDTSGQIIAEAKQLLTVKEGERGLKQSEALFQHVKRLPELARNMAKGEHRIIAIAVSRTPRPAAGSYMPVFLAGQMAAEMMAYFFDVPLYYTSHQEGHIAAGEYTLPAPLSAGRFLAVHLSGGTSELLDCTKQNGGYAIECIGGTQDLHAGQLIDRVGVALGLPFPAGPYLEELAKGADDADFSVPSSVFAYTFSFSGPEAALLRAVEQKVPAAQIARAAEKCVAATLEKVLRTAVENGYAKDILIVGGVSANSYIKNRLMKRLTHRAVGARLYFADPAYAGDNAFGVARIGLLQHNIG; translated from the coding sequence ATGAATGCGGTACTTGGTATCGACACGAGCAATTATCGGACATCGCTTTGCCTCGTTGATACATCCGGGCAGATCATTGCTGAAGCCAAGCAGCTTTTGACTGTTAAGGAAGGGGAGCGAGGGCTTAAGCAATCGGAAGCGTTATTTCAACATGTAAAGCGTCTTCCGGAGCTGGCTCGAAACATGGCAAAAGGGGAACACCGCATCATAGCGATTGCGGTGAGTCGTACACCGCGTCCTGCGGCAGGCAGCTATATGCCGGTGTTTTTAGCAGGACAGATGGCAGCGGAGATGATGGCTTATTTCTTTGATGTGCCACTTTATTACACGTCTCATCAGGAAGGTCATATTGCTGCGGGTGAATATACATTGCCGGCTCCGCTTAGTGCAGGTCGGTTTCTTGCCGTGCATCTATCCGGTGGTACGAGTGAATTGCTAGACTGCACAAAGCAAAACGGTGGGTATGCAATTGAGTGCATTGGTGGCACGCAAGATTTACATGCAGGGCAGCTTATTGACCGCGTTGGTGTGGCGCTGGGTCTTCCGTTTCCAGCCGGGCCGTATCTCGAAGAGTTGGCAAAAGGAGCCGATGATGCTGATTTCTCTGTTCCATCATCGGTCTTTGCATATACATTCAGCTTTTCTGGACCCGAAGCAGCTTTGCTGCGCGCCGTGGAACAGAAGGTTCCTGCGGCACAGATTGCCCGGGCAGCGGAGAAATGTGTGGCAGCGACGCTGGAGAAGGTACTGCGCACGGCTGTTGAGAACGGGTATGCAAAAGATATCCTAATTGTTGGCGGCGTCTCAGCCAATTCATATATTAAGAATCGACTTATGAAGCGGTTGACTCATCGTGCAGTAGGCGCTCGTTTGTATTTTGCCGATCCGGCTTATGCCGGAGATAATGCATTTGGTGTGGCGCGTATTGGTTTATTACAGCATAACATTGGTTAA
- the folD gene encoding bifunctional methylenetetrahydrofolate dehydrogenase/methenyltetrahydrofolate cyclohydrolase FolD, giving the protein MSAHIIVGTEVAEEIRAALKEEVVQLKEQGIHPGLAVILIGDDPASHSYVKGKEKACQEIGIYSEVVRHDASISQEELLQLVEGYNQNPNIHGILVQLPLPKHISETAVIDAISPEKDVDGFTPINVGNMLIGNECYLPCTPHGIIELIKRSGQDIAGKHAVVIGRSNIVGKPVAMLLLQENATVTIAHSRTQDLPSITRQADILVVAVGRAEMIGAEHVKIGAVVIDVGVNRNAAGKLVGDVHFDSVKEVASYLTPVPRGVGPMTITMLMKNTVEAAKKAARVAQKQ; this is encoded by the coding sequence ATGTCAGCACATATTATCGTGGGTACTGAAGTAGCAGAAGAAATTCGCGCAGCGTTAAAAGAAGAGGTTGTTCAGTTAAAGGAGCAGGGAATTCATCCAGGGCTTGCTGTCATCCTGATTGGTGATGATCCTGCTTCTCATTCCTATGTCAAAGGAAAAGAAAAAGCGTGTCAGGAGATCGGCATCTATTCTGAAGTAGTACGTCATGACGCTTCGATTTCACAGGAAGAATTGCTCCAACTAGTGGAAGGGTACAATCAGAACCCGAACATTCATGGCATTCTTGTACAGCTTCCGCTGCCGAAGCATATTTCTGAGACGGCGGTAATTGATGCGATCAGTCCTGAGAAAGACGTAGACGGTTTTACACCGATTAACGTAGGCAACATGCTGATCGGGAACGAATGCTATCTTCCATGCACACCACATGGCATTATTGAATTAATTAAGCGTTCCGGCCAGGATATTGCAGGCAAGCATGCGGTTGTTATCGGGCGCAGCAATATTGTAGGAAAGCCGGTGGCTATGTTATTATTACAGGAAAATGCGACGGTCACGATCGCTCATTCCCGGACACAAGATCTCCCATCTATCACGCGCCAGGCAGATATTCTTGTTGTAGCTGTAGGCCGTGCAGAGATGATTGGTGCTGAACATGTGAAGATCGGTGCCGTTGTAATTGATGTCGGAGTTAACCGCAATGCGGCAGGCAAGCTCGTTGGCGACGTTCACTTTGATTCTGTTAAAGAAGTAGCGAGTTATCTGACACCTGTGCCGCGCGGTGTAGGACCCATGACGATTACGATGCTGATGAAGAATACAGTAGAGGCGGCGAAAAAGGCAGCGCGCGTCGCACAAAAGCAATAG
- a CDS encoding TlyA family RNA methyltransferase: protein MSKKERIDVRLVQEGYFPSREKARAAVMAGLVFVGQERCDKAGMKVETDKPITVKGQVHPYVSRGGLKLEKAIREFAIDLTDAVVMDIGASTGGFTDCALQHGARLVYAIDVGYGQLDWSLRQDERVIVMERTNFRHLKAEEWEGERVRFATIDVSFISLRLILPVLTNFLADGASVLALVKPQFEAGREQVGKHGVVREPRVHEEVLRRMIGFSETLGFRMRGMSFSPITGGEGNIEFLLHLEWSREAGAQEPVDHEADIVHIVSEAHTTF, encoded by the coding sequence ATGAGTAAAAAAGAGAGAATTGATGTGCGCCTGGTACAGGAAGGATATTTTCCAAGCCGGGAAAAAGCGAGGGCTGCCGTTATGGCAGGCCTTGTCTTCGTGGGACAGGAACGCTGCGATAAAGCCGGGATGAAGGTAGAGACAGACAAGCCTATCACGGTAAAAGGGCAGGTCCATCCGTATGTAAGCCGTGGTGGTTTGAAGCTTGAAAAGGCGATTCGAGAATTTGCGATTGATCTTACGGATGCGGTCGTGATGGATATCGGTGCGTCCACCGGCGGATTTACGGATTGTGCGCTGCAGCATGGGGCGAGATTGGTGTATGCCATTGATGTAGGATATGGTCAATTGGATTGGTCGCTGCGTCAGGATGAACGGGTTATTGTGATGGAACGAACGAACTTCCGCCATTTGAAAGCAGAGGAATGGGAAGGCGAGCGTGTGCGCTTTGCGACTATTGATGTTTCGTTTATTTCGCTGCGTCTGATACTCCCCGTCTTAACCAATTTTTTAGCGGACGGTGCGAGCGTGCTTGCGCTCGTAAAACCGCAGTTTGAAGCCGGACGGGAGCAGGTGGGCAAGCATGGAGTTGTACGGGAGCCGCGCGTACATGAAGAAGTATTGCGCAGAATGATTGGATTTAGTGAGACGTTGGGCTTTCGGATGCGCGGGATGTCCTTTTCACCGATTACCGGCGGGGAAGGAAATATCGAGTTTCTGCTGCACCTTGAATGGAGCAGAGAGGCAGGAGCGCAGGAGCCGGTGGATCATGAAGCAGACATTGTTCACATTGTTAGCGAGGCGCACACAACCTTTTGA
- a CDS encoding polyprenyl synthetase family protein, translating into MQIKEYIHTRAEVIAERLAAYVDQTDIPETLREAMAYSLLAGGKRLRPVFVLATLEAMGKPIESGISVGCAVEMIHTYSLIHDDLPAMDNDDFRRGKPTNHKVYGEAIAILAGDALLTYAFEIVCEAEAADIPASRVVQVVRELASYAGARGMVGGQCADMEGENVQLTLEQLQYIHQHKTADLLIFCVRAGAILAGATEQQLNLLTRYATNIGLAFQIQDDILDVIGDQDKIGKPVGSDEKSHKSTYPVLIGMEASRQMLTRLVDEANQALLEARLADDRILRALASFVIERDY; encoded by the coding sequence ATGCAGATAAAAGAATATATTCATACAAGAGCGGAAGTCATTGCAGAACGCCTAGCTGCATATGTAGATCAGACAGATATTCCAGAAACGCTGCGCGAGGCGATGGCCTACTCGTTGCTTGCCGGGGGCAAACGCCTTCGTCCTGTGTTTGTACTTGCAACGCTTGAAGCGATGGGCAAGCCAATTGAATCCGGGATTTCTGTAGGCTGTGCTGTAGAAATGATTCATACGTATTCACTTATCCATGATGATCTTCCTGCAATGGATAATGATGATTTTCGCCGTGGCAAGCCGACAAATCATAAAGTATACGGGGAAGCGATAGCGATTCTTGCCGGCGATGCGCTGCTGACGTATGCGTTTGAGATTGTTTGTGAGGCAGAAGCCGCAGACATTCCCGCTTCTCGCGTAGTACAAGTTGTGCGTGAGCTCGCTTCCTATGCGGGAGCACGAGGAATGGTGGGCGGTCAGTGTGCGGATATGGAAGGAGAGAACGTTCAGCTTACATTGGAGCAACTTCAGTATATCCACCAGCACAAGACTGCCGACTTACTTATATTCTGTGTACGTGCGGGTGCTATTCTTGCGGGTGCAACTGAGCAGCAGCTAAACCTTCTTACGCGCTATGCGACAAATATCGGCCTTGCATTTCAAATTCAAGATGATATTTTGGATGTTATAGGAGACCAAGATAAAATAGGCAAGCCTGTAGGCAGTGACGAGAAGAGCCATAAATCGACATACCCGGTTTTGATTGGTATGGAGGCTTCCCGTCAGATGCTGACTCGTTTGGTGGATGAAGCCAACCAGGCGCTCTTAGAAGCTCGATTGGCAGATGATCGAATACTGCGTGCGCTTGCTTCCTTTGTGATTGAGCGGGATTATTAA
- the nusB gene encoding transcription antitermination factor NusB: MNRHQSREKAVQVLFSIDMTQAEPKEVLANMLEEEDEQVNEERNLEFLTELVEGTAAHQSEIDQAVSQYLRGWTMGRLANVDRAILRLAGYEMMYRKDIPIKVTLNEAVELAKMYGTDDSPKFINGVLSSLVKDLQKNDQQGV; encoded by the coding sequence ATGAACCGACATCAATCCCGCGAGAAAGCGGTACAAGTATTATTTTCTATTGATATGACGCAGGCCGAGCCAAAGGAAGTGCTTGCTAACATGCTTGAAGAAGAGGATGAGCAGGTAAATGAGGAGAGAAACCTCGAGTTCTTGACTGAGTTGGTGGAAGGAACGGCAGCTCATCAGTCTGAAATTGACCAAGCCGTAAGCCAATATTTACGTGGTTGGACAATGGGACGCTTAGCGAATGTGGACCGTGCTATTTTACGTCTGGCTGGTTATGAGATGATGTATCGTAAGGACATTCCGATAAAGGTAACGCTGAACGAAGCGGTTGAACTGGCTAAAATGTATGGAACGGATGACTCGCCGAAATTCATCAACGGTGTGCTATCAAGCCTGGTAAAAGACCTGCAAAAAAACGATCAGCAAGGGGTATAA
- a CDS encoding Asp23/Gls24 family envelope stress response protein: MDNGIEFSQLELGKIEIAPEVIEVIAHMASSEVTGVIELSSGIVSDFVERLGRKNSRGVRVDIKDKEATIDLYIIVEYGQQIPDVAYKVQENVRESIENMTGLTVAHVNVHIVDVILKQEKEKKVSVSSEEVHRVR; this comes from the coding sequence TTGGATAATGGAATAGAATTCTCACAGCTTGAGTTAGGAAAAATCGAAATTGCTCCTGAGGTTATTGAAGTGATCGCCCATATGGCGAGTTCTGAAGTAACGGGCGTTATCGAATTGAGCAGCGGGATTGTAAGTGATTTTGTAGAGCGTCTCGGACGCAAGAACAGCCGCGGTGTACGGGTGGACATTAAGGATAAGGAAGCAACCATCGATCTTTATATTATAGTAGAGTATGGGCAGCAGATTCCTGATGTAGCGTACAAAGTACAGGAAAACGTGCGTGAGTCGATTGAGAACATGACAGGGTTGACGGTTGCACATGTAAATGTACATATCGTCGATGTGATACTGAAGCAGGAAAAAGAAAAGAAAGTATCCGTCAGCAGTGAAGAGGTTCACCGAGTTCGGTAA
- the accC gene encoding acetyl-CoA carboxylase biotin carboxylase subunit, translating to MFKKVLIANRGEIAVRVIRACHELGIQTVAVYSVADKDALHVRLADEAYCIGPTASKDSYLNMTNLMSVATKAGVDAIHPGYGFLAENADFAEICSACNITFIGPEPQAIIKMGDKNVARETMKNAGVPIVPGTEGLIEDIDEAIRIAEDAGYPVIIKATAGGGGKGMRVARSQEELVSSVRQAQQEAKNAFGNPGVYLEKYLEDTRHIEIQIIADKHGNVCHLGERDCSIQRRHQKLVEEAPSPALDEDTRQQMGSAAVAAAKAVNYHGAGTVEFLLDKDGRFYFMEMNTRIQVEHPVTELITGIDLIKEQIMVAADYPLSFKQEDVEIDGWAIECRINAENPAKKFMPSPGTIQFYLPPGGFGVRVDSAVYQGYQISPFYDSMVAKLIVWGKDRTEAIQRMKRALSEMVIEGVHTTVPFHLKLLDHEVFVEGTFNTKFLETYDLKIEE from the coding sequence ATGTTTAAAAAGGTACTGATTGCAAACCGTGGAGAGATTGCCGTCCGTGTCATCCGCGCTTGCCATGAGCTAGGCATCCAGACTGTTGCCGTCTATTCCGTAGCGGATAAAGATGCATTGCATGTACGTCTGGCCGATGAAGCATACTGCATTGGGCCGACTGCATCCAAAGACAGCTACTTGAATATGACGAACTTGATGAGTGTGGCCACTAAGGCAGGAGTAGATGCCATCCATCCAGGATACGGATTTTTGGCGGAGAACGCAGATTTTGCAGAAATTTGCTCCGCTTGCAATATTACATTTATCGGACCTGAACCGCAGGCCATCATAAAGATGGGGGATAAGAATGTCGCGCGCGAAACAATGAAAAACGCGGGTGTCCCGATTGTTCCTGGTACAGAAGGTCTGATTGAAGACATTGATGAAGCGATTCGCATTGCTGAAGACGCAGGCTACCCTGTTATTATTAAAGCAACAGCGGGCGGCGGTGGAAAAGGTATGCGCGTTGCGCGTTCTCAAGAAGAACTGGTTTCCTCTGTGCGTCAGGCACAGCAGGAAGCGAAGAATGCATTTGGCAATCCAGGCGTATATCTTGAGAAATATCTTGAAGATACCCGTCATATCGAAATCCAAATCATTGCCGATAAGCATGGTAATGTATGTCACTTAGGCGAGCGCGATTGCTCCATTCAGCGTCGCCATCAGAAGCTTGTAGAAGAAGCTCCATCGCCTGCGCTTGATGAAGATACGCGACAGCAGATGGGAAGCGCAGCGGTAGCAGCAGCCAAAGCTGTAAACTACCATGGAGCGGGTACAGTGGAATTCCTGCTTGATAAAGACGGACGCTTCTACTTTATGGAAATGAATACCCGCATTCAGGTAGAGCATCCGGTAACCGAACTTATTACAGGAATCGATTTAATTAAAGAACAAATTATGGTAGCGGCAGATTATCCGCTGTCCTTTAAGCAGGAAGATGTAGAGATTGACGGGTGGGCCATTGAGTGCCGCATCAATGCGGAGAATCCGGCTAAGAAATTCATGCCGTCTCCAGGTACCATTCAGTTCTATCTGCCGCCGGGCGGATTTGGCGTACGTGTGGATAGCGCTGTGTACCAGGGCTACCAGATTTCGCCGTTCTATGACTCGATGGTGGCGAAGCTCATCGTCTGGGGTAAAGACCGCACAGAAGCGATTCAGCGCATGAAGCGTGCGCTCTCTGAGATGGTTATTGAAGGTGTGCATACGACCGTTCCGTTCCATCTGAAGCTGCTCGATCATGAAGTATTCGTAGAAGGAACATTTAATACGAAGTTTTTAGAGACGTATGACTTGAAAATTGAAGAATAA
- the dxs gene encoding 1-deoxy-D-xylulose-5-phosphate synthase: MICNAIYEKIERNVESEEFSLLSGINSPQDLKKLHPSQLNTLAEEIREFLIKNLSVTGGHLAPNLGVVELTLALHYVFDSPKDKFVWDVGHQAYVHKMLTGRMDRFHTLRQYKGLCGYPKCSESEHDVWETGHSSTSLSAAMGMAIARDLKREKSKVVAVIGDGALTGGMALEAMNHMGHEKRDVTVILNDNEMSIAPNVGALHSYLGKLRTNDGYKRVKEEVEYLLKKVPAVGGTMAKLAERLKDGLKYLMVSGILFEELGFTYLGPVDGHDLPMLMETLRQAAHTKGPVLVHVITKKGKGYRPAENDSDVFHGVGTYKIENGEVVKTEGPPSYTSIFARTLDRLAQTDPRIVAITAAMPGGTGLSSFAKKYPERFFDVGIAEQHATTMAAGIATQGLKPVFAVYSTFLQRGYDQLVHDVCRQNLNVTFAIDRAGLVGADGETHQGVFDIAYMRSLPNMTIMMPKDENELQHMMYTALHYEDGPIAVRYPRGNGEGVEMDTELSVLPIGKAEILCPGAHVAVLAFGNMVPTAQKAADVLAAEGINPMVVNARFAKPLDEELLFSLASEGYTIITLEEGCVQGGFGSAVLECYAQAGYHNTVVELMGIPDYYIEHGSVKEQRAEVGLTPEHVAEKVRSLWPARRQRA; encoded by the coding sequence ATGATATGTAATGCCATTTATGAAAAAATAGAACGAAACGTTGAAAGTGAGGAGTTTTCTTTGTTATCTGGTATTAACTCCCCTCAAGACCTGAAAAAATTACATCCATCGCAATTGAATACATTAGCGGAAGAGATCCGTGAATTTCTTATTAAGAACCTATCTGTGACAGGTGGGCATCTGGCGCCTAATCTTGGTGTGGTAGAACTGACATTGGCGCTGCATTATGTTTTTGACAGCCCAAAAGATAAATTCGTATGGGATGTCGGACATCAAGCATATGTACATAAGATGCTGACCGGACGTATGGATCGTTTCCATACGCTGCGCCAGTATAAAGGGCTATGCGGCTACCCGAAATGCAGCGAAAGCGAACACGATGTGTGGGAGACGGGCCACAGCAGTACGTCTCTTTCTGCGGCGATGGGGATGGCGATCGCGCGCGATTTGAAGCGAGAGAAGAGCAAGGTTGTCGCAGTTATTGGTGACGGCGCGCTGACAGGCGGGATGGCGCTTGAGGCAATGAACCATATGGGGCATGAGAAGCGTGATGTGACAGTGATCTTGAATGATAATGAGATGTCAATTGCTCCGAATGTTGGTGCTCTGCATAGCTATCTGGGCAAGCTGCGTACAAACGATGGATATAAACGGGTGAAGGAAGAAGTAGAATATTTACTGAAAAAAGTACCGGCAGTTGGCGGAACAATGGCCAAGCTGGCAGAACGTCTCAAAGACGGGCTAAAATATTTAATGGTATCAGGAATATTGTTCGAAGAGTTGGGCTTTACGTATTTGGGACCGGTAGATGGACATGATTTGCCGATGCTTATGGAGACGCTGCGACAGGCAGCTCATACGAAAGGTCCAGTACTTGTTCATGTGATTACAAAAAAAGGAAAAGGCTACCGCCCGGCTGAAAATGATTCGGATGTATTCCATGGGGTTGGTACGTATAAGATTGAGAATGGCGAAGTAGTAAAAACGGAAGGTCCGCCAAGCTATACGAGCATTTTTGCACGAACGCTGGACAGGCTGGCTCAAACCGATCCGCGTATTGTGGCGATTACAGCGGCAATGCCAGGCGGCACGGGGCTATCTTCGTTTGCGAAAAAATATCCGGAGCGTTTCTTCGATGTGGGGATTGCCGAACAGCATGCCACAACAATGGCAGCCGGTATTGCGACACAAGGTCTAAAACCGGTGTTTGCCGTATACTCCACATTTTTGCAGCGCGGTTATGATCAGCTTGTGCACGATGTATGCCGCCAGAACTTGAATGTAACGTTTGCGATTGACCGTGCCGGATTAGTTGGTGCTGATGGTGAAACGCATCAAGGGGTATTTGATATCGCTTATATGCGCAGTTTGCCGAATATGACGATCATGATGCCAAAGGATGAAAATGAACTGCAGCATATGATGTATACAGCCCTTCACTATGAGGATGGACCGATTGCGGTACGTTATCCGCGCGGTAATGGCGAAGGTGTAGAGATGGACACTGAACTCAGTGTTCTTCCTATCGGCAAGGCGGAAATCCTGTGTCCGGGCGCGCATGTAGCTGTGCTTGCCTTTGGTAATATGGTTCCGACGGCGCAGAAAGCGGCCGATGTGCTGGCAGCAGAAGGAATTAATCCGATGGTAGTGAATGCACGTTTTGCTAAACCGCTTGATGAAGAGCTGCTCTTCTCGTTGGCGAGCGAAGGCTATACGATCATTACGCTTGAAGAAGGCTGTGTGCAGGGCGGCTTTGGCAGTGCGGTGCTTGAGTGCTATGCGCAGGCAGGTTACCACAATACGGTAGTCGAACTGATGGGAATTCCCGATTATTATATAGAGCATGGAAGTGTAAAAGAGCAGCGGGCAGAAGTTGGCTTAACACCTGAACATGTGGCTGAGAAAGTCCGTTCCCTGTGGCCGGCAAGGAGGCAGCGAGCGTAG
- a CDS encoding DUF2273 domain-containing protein, with protein MFWQLILENRGKAFGLAAGFIFGLLFLWVGFLKTIVFAVFVATGFYIGRKFDNEEDVGEVLDRILPGKFTKR; from the coding sequence ATGTTCTGGCAATTGATTTTAGAGAACCGGGGCAAAGCATTTGGTCTTGCGGCAGGCTTTATCTTCGGTCTGCTCTTTCTGTGGGTAGGCTTTCTCAAAACGATTGTGTTTGCGGTGTTCGTAGCGACCGGTTTTTATATTGGTCGTAAATTCGACAACGAAGAAGATGTAGGAGAAGTGCTTGATCGGATTCTTCCTGGAAAGTTTACCAAACGCTAG
- the xseB gene encoding exodeoxyribonuclease VII small subunit produces MSKKKAEIPFEEAMKQLEDVVGQLEAGDVPLEKAIELFQNGMELSKLCSRKLTDVEQKIEMLLEQEGEQTRIAFQLEEDGE; encoded by the coding sequence ATGAGTAAGAAAAAGGCAGAAATACCATTTGAAGAAGCGATGAAGCAGCTAGAAGATGTTGTAGGGCAGCTAGAAGCGGGCGATGTACCGTTGGAGAAGGCGATTGAGTTGTTTCAGAATGGAATGGAGCTATCTAAGCTATGCAGCCGCAAATTGACTGATGTTGAACAGAAGATTGAGATGCTGCTTGAGCAGGAGGGCGAACAAACCCGCATTGCGTTTCAATTGGAGGAAGACGGCGAGTGA